A stretch of the Diorhabda sublineata isolate icDioSubl1.1 chromosome 11, icDioSubl1.1, whole genome shotgun sequence genome encodes the following:
- the LOC130450173 gene encoding SET domain-containing protein SmydA-8-like isoform X1 yields the protein MSSKYKKKESKSRSRSKSSIISEIMYPNKKVLYPEERKFFVKTSKIMGRYMVAKKDILPGEIILSELPIVVGPCAGCAVQCLGCYKNLEEESFVKCKSCNWPLCSYECSGINKRLGHSDVECAILRKTNSSKFLNYNDFSNIRSRLCAIVPLRCLILKKVDPKTYDLLLNMEHHNELRMNISEVWNNNQKNVVDTLIDDWGLTCFSEEEIHTVCGILEINCFEIGQQDRDIRGLYPTAFLMSHDCVPNTNHSDEETNYQLTVRASTEIKEGHPVTLSYAYTLQNTMKRREHLLDNKFFECYCKRCSDPSELGSYCSALQCPKCQSGLVLCDDPLNFDSPWSCTNTKKCPGYSITAKSMKLLLNRITQEADQINSNDVNSMELFLDKYRNVLHPTHYICLGMKISLCQIYGKVEGNLIYQLGDEMLERKIEICREVLGVLDVIEPGYSRIRGVTLYELHAPLMILLTRKLAGKSVTKLELKSRLKEISKCLTEATVILSYEPENSAEGNMGKAAAEALIQIKDWKKIVGKF from the exons ATGAgttcgaaatataaaaaaaag gAGAGTAAATCACGAAGTCGTTCAAAATCGTCGATAATTAGTGAAATTATGTACccaaataaaaaagtattatatcCAGAAGAAAGAAAGTTCTTCGTAAAAACATCAAAGATAATGGGAAG atatatggTAGCGAAGAAAGATATTTTACCGGGAGAGATAATTTTAAGTGAATTACCGATTGTTGTCGGCCCTTGTGCTGGTTGCGCTGTCCAATGTTTGggatgttataaaaatttagaagaagaatCTTTTGTGAA aTGCAAATCTTGTAATTGGCCGTTATGTTCTTACGAATGTTCAGGTATTAACAAACGCTTAGGACATTCTGACGTAGAATGCGCGATACTCAGAAAAACgaattcttcaaaatttttaaactacaacgatttttcaaatatacgaTCTCGTTTATGCGCCATAGTACCTCTGAGATGTCTAATACTCAAAAAAGTTGATCCGAAAACTTACGATTTGTTATTGAACATGGAACACCACAACGAATTGCGAATGAATATTTCTGAGGTGTGGaacaataatcaaaaaaacGTCGTCGATACACTGATCGATGATTGGGGATTAACTTGCTTTTCTGAGGAAGAAATACACACCGTTTGCGGAATACTGGAA ATTAATTGCTTCGAAATCGGACAACAAGATAGAGACATCAGAGGGCTTTATCCAACGGCGTTTCTCATGTCTCACGATTGCGTACCGAATACCAATCACAGCGACGAAGAAACGAATTATCAGTTAACTGTGAGAGCTTCAACCGAAATCAAAGAAGGACACCCTGTAACTTTAAGTTATGCTTATACTTTACAG aatacGATGAAGCGACGCGAGCACCTGctcgataataaatttttcgaatGTTACTGCAAGAGATGTTCTGATCCTTCCGAGCTTGGTAGTTACTGTAGTGCCCTCCAATGTCCAAAATGTCAAAGCGGACTAGTTCTTTGCGATGATCCCCTAAATTTCGATTCGCCTTGGAGTTGTACAAACACGAAAAAATGTCCAGGCTACTCCATCACCGCcaaatcaatgaaattattattaaacag GATAACCCAAGAAGCTGATCAAATAAATAGCAATGACGTAAATTCCATGGAACTTTTTTTGGATAAATACAGAAACGTCCTGCACCCCACCCATTATATATGCTTGGGGATGAAAATTTCCCTTTGCCAAATTTACGGAAAAGTCGAGGGAAACTTGATATATCAGTTGGGCGATGAGATGTTGGAgaggaaaattgaaatttgcagGGAGGTATTGGGGGTTTTGGATGTTATCGAACCGGGATATTCGAGGATAAGAG gAGTCACTTTGTACGAGCTCCACGCGCCACTAATGATACTACTAACGAGAAAATTGGCGGGAAAGTCCGTTACGAAATTGGAATTGAAAAGTCGtttgaaagaaatttcaaaatgtctTACGGAAGCAACTGTCATTCTTAGTTACGAACCGGAAAATTCGGCCGAAGGCAACATGGGAAAAGCGGCGGCGGAAGCTCTAATTCAAATCaaagattggaaaaaaattgttggaaaattttaa
- the LOC130450173 gene encoding SET domain-containing protein SmydA-8-like isoform X3 — MSSKYKKKESKSRSRSKSSIISEIMYPNKKVLYPEERKFFVKTSKIMGRCKSCNWPLCSYECSGINKRLGHSDVECAILRKTNSSKFLNYNDFSNIRSRLCAIVPLRCLILKKVDPKTYDLLLNMEHHNELRMNISEVWNNNQKNVVDTLIDDWGLTCFSEEEIHTVCGILEINCFEIGQQDRDIRGLYPTAFLMSHDCVPNTNHSDEETNYQLTVRASTEIKEGHPVTLSYAYTLQNTMKRREHLLDNKFFECYCKRCSDPSELGSYCSALQCPKCQSGLVLCDDPLNFDSPWSCTNTKKCPGYSITAKSMKLLLNRITQEADQINSNDVNSMELFLDKYRNVLHPTHYICLGMKISLCQIYGKVEGNLIYQLGDEMLERKIEICREVLGVLDVIEPGYSRIRGVTLYELHAPLMILLTRKLAGKSVTKLELKSRLKEISKCLTEATVILSYEPENSAEGNMGKAAAEALIQIKDWKKIVGKF, encoded by the exons ATGAgttcgaaatataaaaaaaag gAGAGTAAATCACGAAGTCGTTCAAAATCGTCGATAATTAGTGAAATTATGTACccaaataaaaaagtattatatcCAGAAGAAAGAAAGTTCTTCGTAAAAACATCAAAGATAATGGGAAG aTGCAAATCTTGTAATTGGCCGTTATGTTCTTACGAATGTTCAGGTATTAACAAACGCTTAGGACATTCTGACGTAGAATGCGCGATACTCAGAAAAACgaattcttcaaaatttttaaactacaacgatttttcaaatatacgaTCTCGTTTATGCGCCATAGTACCTCTGAGATGTCTAATACTCAAAAAAGTTGATCCGAAAACTTACGATTTGTTATTGAACATGGAACACCACAACGAATTGCGAATGAATATTTCTGAGGTGTGGaacaataatcaaaaaaacGTCGTCGATACACTGATCGATGATTGGGGATTAACTTGCTTTTCTGAGGAAGAAATACACACCGTTTGCGGAATACTGGAA ATTAATTGCTTCGAAATCGGACAACAAGATAGAGACATCAGAGGGCTTTATCCAACGGCGTTTCTCATGTCTCACGATTGCGTACCGAATACCAATCACAGCGACGAAGAAACGAATTATCAGTTAACTGTGAGAGCTTCAACCGAAATCAAAGAAGGACACCCTGTAACTTTAAGTTATGCTTATACTTTACAG aatacGATGAAGCGACGCGAGCACCTGctcgataataaatttttcgaatGTTACTGCAAGAGATGTTCTGATCCTTCCGAGCTTGGTAGTTACTGTAGTGCCCTCCAATGTCCAAAATGTCAAAGCGGACTAGTTCTTTGCGATGATCCCCTAAATTTCGATTCGCCTTGGAGTTGTACAAACACGAAAAAATGTCCAGGCTACTCCATCACCGCcaaatcaatgaaattattattaaacag GATAACCCAAGAAGCTGATCAAATAAATAGCAATGACGTAAATTCCATGGAACTTTTTTTGGATAAATACAGAAACGTCCTGCACCCCACCCATTATATATGCTTGGGGATGAAAATTTCCCTTTGCCAAATTTACGGAAAAGTCGAGGGAAACTTGATATATCAGTTGGGCGATGAGATGTTGGAgaggaaaattgaaatttgcagGGAGGTATTGGGGGTTTTGGATGTTATCGAACCGGGATATTCGAGGATAAGAG gAGTCACTTTGTACGAGCTCCACGCGCCACTAATGATACTACTAACGAGAAAATTGGCGGGAAAGTCCGTTACGAAATTGGAATTGAAAAGTCGtttgaaagaaatttcaaaatgtctTACGGAAGCAACTGTCATTCTTAGTTACGAACCGGAAAATTCGGCCGAAGGCAACATGGGAAAAGCGGCGGCGGAAGCTCTAATTCAAATCaaagattggaaaaaaattgttggaaaattttaa
- the LOC130450153 gene encoding uncharacterized protein LOC130450153 isoform X1 has translation MEFAKHFKWKNVIKNKLRDQMDQAPLRVLQKKRTTNFREDETKLLIQLWGSPQIQNKLYLTHRKAPVMRLLAANMQHRGFYRTPDEIKTRLRNLKCLYHRIKRSLQTGAGRGTVDPDWPHYKAMDDILSRKHPNRPLDIYKDGNIFEGPRCEDIKQEIIDEELDINDEMESYSTNSQVGSEADAEFEDEAHHMPSLTPAPSATPTTPDKHKEEEPIKIAPKPQINQTKITGANQANIQIPITTPIKSNVPGAPSIPFPLLILNGLPNQNHQINQLKKDDNNTNKQDDVPSLIKGLIEVQKENLEVQKQRLEVDKQKLDFQRLIGSQLLALLPIFGGIIHKLTSPNNNEEDSGDAEDKLFKNGKKRPHPDSSVDILKDSKILRNVLEEGIKKYMLGDSNNDKNDSAVKIEADSEDK, from the exons ATGGAATTTGCTAAACATTTCAAGtggaaaaatgttatcaaaaataaattacgag ACCAAATGGACCAAGCCCCATTGCGCGTCTTGCAAAAGAAACGAACGACAAATTTTCGTGAGGACGAAACAAAACTATTAATACAACTATGGGGCAGTCcgcaaattcaaaataaattgtacCTCACACACCGAAAAGCACCAGTTATGAGGCTATTGGCAGCAAATATGCAACATCGTGGTTTTTATAGAACCCCAGACGAAATCAAGACACGGTTAAGAAATCTCAAATGTCTCTATCATCGAATTAAACGGTCCCTGCAGACAGGCGCCGGAAGGGGCACCGTCGATCCAGATTGGCCCCACTACAAAGCCATGGACGATATATTGAGTAGAAAACACCCCAACAGACCTTTGGATATATATAAAGATGGTAATATATTCGAAGGTCCCAGATGTGAGGAcattaaacaagaaattatcGACGAAGAACTCGATATCAATGACGAAATGGAATCTTATAGTACCAACAGTCAAGTCGG ATCGGAAGCGGATGCAGAATTTGAAGATGAAGCTCACCATATGCCATCTCTGACGCCTGCCCCATCGGCAACTCCCACAACGCCTGACAAACACAAAGAAGAAGAGCCTATTAAAATAGCGCCGAAACCGCAAATAAATCAAACTAAAATCACTGGTGCTAATCAGGCGAATATACAAATACCAATCACGACACCGATCAAATCGAATGTACCGGGAGCGCCGTCTATACCGTTTCCTCTATTGATTTTAAACGGATTACCGAATCAGAATCATCAGATCAATCAGTTGAAGAAAGAcgataataatacaaataaacaagatg ATGTCCCTAGTCTCATCAAAGGCCTTATCGAagtacaaaaagaaaatttggaagTTCAGAAACAACGTCTTGAAgtagacaaacaaaaattagacTTTCAACGTCTTATTGGATCGCAATTACTCGCTTTACTTCCAATTTTCGGAGGTATAATTCACAAATTGACATCCCCAAATAATAACGAAGAAGATAGCGGCGATGCGgaagataaattatttaaaaacggTAAAAAACGACCCCATCCCGATAGTAGCGTCGATATACTTAAAGACAGTAAAATACTGAGGAACGTTTTAGAAGAAGGTATCAAGAAATACATGTTAGGTGATAGTAATAACGATAAAAACGATAGTGCTGTTAAAATCGAAGCGGATAGTGaagataaatag
- the LOC130450173 gene encoding SET domain-containing protein SmydA-8-like isoform X2: MYPNKKVLYPEERKFFVKTSKIMGRYMVAKKDILPGEIILSELPIVVGPCAGCAVQCLGCYKNLEEESFVKCKSCNWPLCSYECSGINKRLGHSDVECAILRKTNSSKFLNYNDFSNIRSRLCAIVPLRCLILKKVDPKTYDLLLNMEHHNELRMNISEVWNNNQKNVVDTLIDDWGLTCFSEEEIHTVCGILEINCFEIGQQDRDIRGLYPTAFLMSHDCVPNTNHSDEETNYQLTVRASTEIKEGHPVTLSYAYTLQNTMKRREHLLDNKFFECYCKRCSDPSELGSYCSALQCPKCQSGLVLCDDPLNFDSPWSCTNTKKCPGYSITAKSMKLLLNRITQEADQINSNDVNSMELFLDKYRNVLHPTHYICLGMKISLCQIYGKVEGNLIYQLGDEMLERKIEICREVLGVLDVIEPGYSRIRGVTLYELHAPLMILLTRKLAGKSVTKLELKSRLKEISKCLTEATVILSYEPENSAEGNMGKAAAEALIQIKDWKKIVGKF, translated from the exons ATGTACccaaataaaaaagtattatatcCAGAAGAAAGAAAGTTCTTCGTAAAAACATCAAAGATAATGGGAAG atatatggTAGCGAAGAAAGATATTTTACCGGGAGAGATAATTTTAAGTGAATTACCGATTGTTGTCGGCCCTTGTGCTGGTTGCGCTGTCCAATGTTTGggatgttataaaaatttagaagaagaatCTTTTGTGAA aTGCAAATCTTGTAATTGGCCGTTATGTTCTTACGAATGTTCAGGTATTAACAAACGCTTAGGACATTCTGACGTAGAATGCGCGATACTCAGAAAAACgaattcttcaaaatttttaaactacaacgatttttcaaatatacgaTCTCGTTTATGCGCCATAGTACCTCTGAGATGTCTAATACTCAAAAAAGTTGATCCGAAAACTTACGATTTGTTATTGAACATGGAACACCACAACGAATTGCGAATGAATATTTCTGAGGTGTGGaacaataatcaaaaaaacGTCGTCGATACACTGATCGATGATTGGGGATTAACTTGCTTTTCTGAGGAAGAAATACACACCGTTTGCGGAATACTGGAA ATTAATTGCTTCGAAATCGGACAACAAGATAGAGACATCAGAGGGCTTTATCCAACGGCGTTTCTCATGTCTCACGATTGCGTACCGAATACCAATCACAGCGACGAAGAAACGAATTATCAGTTAACTGTGAGAGCTTCAACCGAAATCAAAGAAGGACACCCTGTAACTTTAAGTTATGCTTATACTTTACAG aatacGATGAAGCGACGCGAGCACCTGctcgataataaatttttcgaatGTTACTGCAAGAGATGTTCTGATCCTTCCGAGCTTGGTAGTTACTGTAGTGCCCTCCAATGTCCAAAATGTCAAAGCGGACTAGTTCTTTGCGATGATCCCCTAAATTTCGATTCGCCTTGGAGTTGTACAAACACGAAAAAATGTCCAGGCTACTCCATCACCGCcaaatcaatgaaattattattaaacag GATAACCCAAGAAGCTGATCAAATAAATAGCAATGACGTAAATTCCATGGAACTTTTTTTGGATAAATACAGAAACGTCCTGCACCCCACCCATTATATATGCTTGGGGATGAAAATTTCCCTTTGCCAAATTTACGGAAAAGTCGAGGGAAACTTGATATATCAGTTGGGCGATGAGATGTTGGAgaggaaaattgaaatttgcagGGAGGTATTGGGGGTTTTGGATGTTATCGAACCGGGATATTCGAGGATAAGAG gAGTCACTTTGTACGAGCTCCACGCGCCACTAATGATACTACTAACGAGAAAATTGGCGGGAAAGTCCGTTACGAAATTGGAATTGAAAAGTCGtttgaaagaaatttcaaaatgtctTACGGAAGCAACTGTCATTCTTAGTTACGAACCGGAAAATTCGGCCGAAGGCAACATGGGAAAAGCGGCGGCGGAAGCTCTAATTCAAATCaaagattggaaaaaaattgttggaaaattttaa
- the LOC130450153 gene encoding uncharacterized protein LOC130450153 isoform X2: MDQAPLRVLQKKRTTNFREDETKLLIQLWGSPQIQNKLYLTHRKAPVMRLLAANMQHRGFYRTPDEIKTRLRNLKCLYHRIKRSLQTGAGRGTVDPDWPHYKAMDDILSRKHPNRPLDIYKDGNIFEGPRCEDIKQEIIDEELDINDEMESYSTNSQVGSEADAEFEDEAHHMPSLTPAPSATPTTPDKHKEEEPIKIAPKPQINQTKITGANQANIQIPITTPIKSNVPGAPSIPFPLLILNGLPNQNHQINQLKKDDNNTNKQDDVPSLIKGLIEVQKENLEVQKQRLEVDKQKLDFQRLIGSQLLALLPIFGGIIHKLTSPNNNEEDSGDAEDKLFKNGKKRPHPDSSVDILKDSKILRNVLEEGIKKYMLGDSNNDKNDSAVKIEADSEDK; encoded by the exons ATGGACCAAGCCCCATTGCGCGTCTTGCAAAAGAAACGAACGACAAATTTTCGTGAGGACGAAACAAAACTATTAATACAACTATGGGGCAGTCcgcaaattcaaaataaattgtacCTCACACACCGAAAAGCACCAGTTATGAGGCTATTGGCAGCAAATATGCAACATCGTGGTTTTTATAGAACCCCAGACGAAATCAAGACACGGTTAAGAAATCTCAAATGTCTCTATCATCGAATTAAACGGTCCCTGCAGACAGGCGCCGGAAGGGGCACCGTCGATCCAGATTGGCCCCACTACAAAGCCATGGACGATATATTGAGTAGAAAACACCCCAACAGACCTTTGGATATATATAAAGATGGTAATATATTCGAAGGTCCCAGATGTGAGGAcattaaacaagaaattatcGACGAAGAACTCGATATCAATGACGAAATGGAATCTTATAGTACCAACAGTCAAGTCGG ATCGGAAGCGGATGCAGAATTTGAAGATGAAGCTCACCATATGCCATCTCTGACGCCTGCCCCATCGGCAACTCCCACAACGCCTGACAAACACAAAGAAGAAGAGCCTATTAAAATAGCGCCGAAACCGCAAATAAATCAAACTAAAATCACTGGTGCTAATCAGGCGAATATACAAATACCAATCACGACACCGATCAAATCGAATGTACCGGGAGCGCCGTCTATACCGTTTCCTCTATTGATTTTAAACGGATTACCGAATCAGAATCATCAGATCAATCAGTTGAAGAAAGAcgataataatacaaataaacaagatg ATGTCCCTAGTCTCATCAAAGGCCTTATCGAagtacaaaaagaaaatttggaagTTCAGAAACAACGTCTTGAAgtagacaaacaaaaattagacTTTCAACGTCTTATTGGATCGCAATTACTCGCTTTACTTCCAATTTTCGGAGGTATAATTCACAAATTGACATCCCCAAATAATAACGAAGAAGATAGCGGCGATGCGgaagataaattatttaaaaacggTAAAAAACGACCCCATCCCGATAGTAGCGTCGATATACTTAAAGACAGTAAAATACTGAGGAACGTTTTAGAAGAAGGTATCAAGAAATACATGTTAGGTGATAGTAATAACGATAAAAACGATAGTGCTGTTAAAATCGAAGCGGATAGTGaagataaatag